One Bacillus sp. FJAT-52991 genomic region harbors:
- a CDS encoding ABC transporter permease, with translation MSINQLILRNLKKNIKNYYLYIFALVFSVALYFAFVTLQYDPAMNEVEGSIKGAAAIRTTSILLVVIVWIFLLYANKIFMKRRSKEIGLFQLIGLTKNEIFRLLSIENFILYFSSLIIGTFGGFSISKLVMMILFNILGIEEVATLNFSMQAFIQTLIVFTAIYLFILLTNYIFIKKQTILSLFKVTSTTEGKVKKISIFEIILGITGIVSIAVGYYTSSRLFFGDYTTMQELFLAMTFILTTVIVGTYLFYRGSVRFIGNIIRKKKDGHLNINDVLSLSSIMFRMKSNAMLLTIITTVSALAIGLLSLSYISYYSAEKTGKNYVPHDFSMTNEQQAKQLTKEFEAQGISYSEQKIEVLQVEVDLKQILDTEEDSPSLPSETMPFPVISDEVIKDMDLSADEAMFFGYADMFKKFMPLKETGQIGLKGKSKVLTQKYVGLSKEFIVAFYFTAGGLPTLVVDDTIFDRLKKDLDPAIQKESSIYIGINIKDETKVEKANEIFKQFPFSEELANHSQLEMITQQKSNMGLIMFIVGFLGLTFLITSGCILYFKQMDESEEERDSYTILRKLGYTQSDLLKGIQIKQLFNFGIPLIIGLLHSYFAVQSGWFLFGTELWTPMIIVMVIYTGLYSIFGLLSVLYYKKVIKEAL, from the coding sequence ATGAGCATTAATCAACTCATCCTCCGAAACTTGAAAAAGAATATAAAGAATTACTATCTTTATATATTTGCTTTAGTGTTTAGTGTGGCGCTTTATTTCGCCTTTGTTACTTTGCAATACGATCCAGCGATGAATGAAGTAGAAGGGTCCATTAAAGGAGCCGCTGCCATTCGAACAACGTCGATTTTACTTGTTGTGATCGTTTGGATTTTCCTTCTATATGCGAACAAAATTTTTATGAAACGACGAAGTAAAGAGATTGGCTTATTTCAATTGATTGGACTGACGAAAAATGAAATCTTTCGCCTTCTAAGCATCGAGAACTTTATCCTTTATTTCAGTTCACTAATAATTGGAACCTTTGGAGGGTTCTCTATTTCTAAGCTAGTGATGATGATTTTATTTAACATACTAGGAATTGAAGAAGTAGCTACCTTGAATTTTTCGATGCAGGCATTTATTCAAACATTAATCGTGTTTACGGCCATCTATCTCTTCATTTTATTAACCAATTACATCTTTATTAAAAAACAAACCATTTTGTCATTGTTTAAAGTTACATCAACAACAGAAGGTAAAGTGAAGAAGATATCGATATTTGAAATCATTCTTGGGATCACAGGAATCGTTTCCATCGCAGTCGGCTACTATACTTCATCAAGATTATTCTTCGGTGACTATACCACGATGCAAGAACTATTCCTTGCTATGACCTTTATTCTCACAACGGTGATTGTCGGAACATATCTTTTCTACAGAGGATCGGTCCGTTTCATTGGGAATATCATTAGAAAAAAGAAAGACGGCCACTTAAATATTAATGATGTATTATCACTGTCATCGATTATGTTTCGCATGAAATCGAATGCCATGTTATTAACGATTATTACAACTGTATCGGCCCTTGCTATTGGTTTATTATCGTTAAGCTATATTTCTTATTACTCCGCTGAAAAAACAGGGAAAAACTATGTACCTCATGACTTTTCAATGACAAACGAACAACAGGCCAAACAATTGACAAAAGAATTCGAGGCTCAAGGTATTTCATATAGCGAACAAAAAATAGAGGTCCTTCAAGTTGAAGTGGATCTGAAACAAATACTAGATACAGAGGAAGACAGCCCAAGCTTGCCTTCTGAAACGATGCCATTTCCTGTCATTAGTGACGAAGTGATAAAAGACATGGACCTCTCCGCAGACGAAGCGATGTTTTTCGGCTACGCAGACATGTTTAAAAAATTCATGCCGTTAAAGGAAACAGGACAGATAGGATTAAAAGGGAAAAGTAAGGTTCTGACACAGAAATATGTTGGATTAAGTAAAGAATTCATCGTTGCCTTTTATTTCACTGCTGGAGGGTTACCGACTTTAGTGGTGGATGACACCATTTTTGATCGCTTAAAGAAGGATCTTGATCCAGCTATTCAAAAAGAGTCCTCTATCTATATTGGCATTAATATTAAAGATGAGACTAAGGTAGAGAAAGCAAATGAGATATTTAAACAGTTTCCTTTCAGCGAAGAATTGGCCAATCACTCACAGCTAGAAATGATCACCCAACAGAAATCGAATATGGGACTCATTATGTTTATCGTTGGCTTCTTAGGACTCACTTTCTTGATCACATCCGGCTGTATTCTATACTTTAAGCAAATGGATGAGAGCGAAGAAGAAAGAGACAGTTACACCATCCTAAGAAAGCTTGGCTACACACAAAGTGATTTACTAAAAGGAATCCAAATTAAACAGCTCTTTAACTTTGGAATTCCGTTAATCATCGGCCTGCTTCACAGCTACTTTGCCGTCCAATCTGGCTGGTTCCTATTCGGTACTGAACTTTGGACACCAATGATCATCGTCATGGTCATCTACACCGGCCTATACTCCATCTTCGGCCTGCTATCCGTGCTTTACTACAAAAAAGTAATAAAAGAAGCACTTTGA
- a CDS encoding L-lactate dehydrogenase — translation MTLGNKVVLIGTGAVGSSYAFALMNQGISNELVLIDLNEGKTKGDVMDLDHGVVYAPSPMNITFGSYEDCKDAAIVVICAGAAQKPGETRLDLVHKNVKIFESIVGQVMNAGFNGIFLVATNPVDILSYATWKYSGLPKERVIGSGTVLDSARFRFLLGQEFNTAPTSVHAYIIGEHGDSQLPVWSSANISSIPVASKLTDERKEEIAVQVRDAAYKIIEAKGATYYGIAMGLAKITKAILQDHQITLPVGSLLEGEYGHHDVYIGVPTVLNRTGAKTVLELSLNEKEQAQFDHSVKTLKEIQAQVWK, via the coding sequence ATGACATTAGGAAATAAAGTGGTATTAATTGGAACAGGTGCTGTCGGCTCAAGTTATGCATTTGCTTTAATGAACCAGGGAATTAGTAATGAACTCGTTCTCATTGATTTAAATGAGGGAAAGACGAAAGGCGATGTCATGGATTTGGATCACGGAGTTGTGTATGCGCCTAGTCCAATGAATATCACTTTTGGTTCGTATGAAGATTGTAAAGATGCTGCAATCGTCGTCATTTGTGCAGGAGCAGCACAAAAACCAGGGGAAACTAGATTAGATCTCGTCCATAAGAATGTAAAAATTTTCGAATCAATTGTTGGCCAAGTGATGAATGCTGGATTTAACGGTATCTTTTTAGTCGCTACCAATCCAGTTGATATTTTGTCTTACGCGACATGGAAATACTCTGGTCTACCGAAAGAGAGAGTCATCGGCTCAGGAACTGTATTGGATTCAGCCCGCTTCCGCTTTTTACTAGGCCAAGAATTTAACACTGCACCTACAAGTGTACATGCCTATATCATCGGCGAGCATGGCGATTCACAACTTCCTGTTTGGAGCTCAGCCAATATTTCGAGCATACCGGTTGCATCAAAGCTAACAGATGAACGCAAGGAAGAAATCGCTGTACAAGTACGTGATGCCGCGTATAAAATTATTGAAGCGAAAGGCGCTACCTATTACGGAATTGCGATGGGATTAGCCAAAATAACGAAAGCTATTTTGCAAGATCATCAGATCACCTTACCGGTTGGTTCACTTTTAGAGGGCGAATACGGACATCATGATGTATACATTGGAGTGCCTACCGTTTTAAATAGAACAGGTGCCAAAACTGTCTTAGAGCTCTCACTAAATGAAAAGGAACAAGCTCAATTTGATCATTCCGTGAAAACATTGAAAGAGATTCAAGCACAGGTTTGGAAATAA
- a CDS encoding L-lactate permease, which produces MLVETFDPFNHLGISALVAAVPIILFLLCLTIFKMKGLNAALLNLAVTFAIVFFVFKLPMGESVGSVIQGLIQGIFPIGYIIVMAVWLYKISVKSGQFDTLRGSISNITQDQRLQLLLIGFCLNAFLEGAAGFGVPIAICAVLLISLGFQPLQAAMLCLIANAAAGAFGAIGIPVGIIDTFGLEGVTSADVSKMSAFTLPLTNFAIPFLLIWVLDGFKGIKELLPALLVTSTIYSVSQAFMTVFVGPELADIIPALITMGALTVFLKKWKPKNIFLLNGKESKLETYSAGEIVKAWSPFLLLTVYVLIWSSAAFKSLFAEGGFLHDSIIQFVIPGSSINISLDLIGATGTALLLACLTTIATTKTINFAEGFALLKRAIVEFWTPIIMICAIIGIAKLMTYGGLTNALGEAVATAGNIFPLLSPVLGWIGVFMTGSVVNNNTLFAPIQATAAHIIGTNPALLVAANTAGGVMAKLVSPQSIAIATAAVGATGQESTLTKMALRYSFGLLAFVCIWTFILSLFL; this is translated from the coding sequence ATGTTAGTAGAAACATTTGATCCATTTAATCATCTCGGCATCTCAGCATTAGTTGCTGCGGTGCCCATCATCTTGTTCCTTTTATGTTTAACGATCTTCAAAATGAAAGGACTAAATGCAGCACTACTTAATTTAGCTGTTACATTTGCTATTGTATTTTTCGTCTTTAAGTTACCAATGGGCGAATCCGTCGGCAGTGTGATCCAAGGTTTGATTCAAGGAATTTTCCCTATTGGATATATTATTGTTATGGCTGTTTGGTTATACAAAATCTCGGTGAAATCCGGGCAGTTTGACACTTTGCGTGGAAGCATTTCCAACATTACACAAGATCAGCGCCTTCAGCTTTTACTAATCGGCTTTTGCTTAAATGCCTTTCTTGAAGGAGCAGCTGGCTTTGGTGTGCCAATTGCCATCTGTGCTGTATTGTTAATTTCATTAGGCTTTCAACCATTACAAGCAGCGATGCTTTGTTTAATTGCCAATGCCGCAGCCGGCGCGTTTGGAGCAATTGGTATCCCTGTAGGTATTATTGATACATTCGGTTTAGAAGGGGTCACTTCAGCAGATGTATCTAAGATGAGTGCATTTACTTTACCACTTACAAACTTTGCGATTCCTTTCTTATTAATCTGGGTGCTAGATGGATTTAAAGGAATTAAAGAATTACTTCCAGCTCTTTTAGTGACATCAACGATTTATTCCGTTTCTCAAGCATTCATGACGGTTTTCGTTGGTCCAGAGCTAGCTGATATTATTCCAGCTTTAATCACAATGGGAGCCTTAACGGTATTTCTTAAAAAATGGAAACCGAAAAACATCTTTTTACTTAACGGAAAAGAAAGCAAGCTTGAGACATATTCTGCTGGCGAAATTGTCAAAGCATGGTCTCCATTCTTATTGTTAACGGTTTATGTATTAATTTGGAGCTCCGCTGCTTTTAAAAGCTTATTTGCTGAAGGTGGATTCCTTCACGACTCCATCATCCAATTTGTGATTCCAGGTTCTTCGATCAATATAAGTCTAGATTTGATCGGCGCAACAGGAACGGCCCTATTACTTGCTTGTTTAACAACGATTGCAACAACGAAAACAATCAATTTCGCAGAAGGGTTTGCACTTCTGAAACGAGCGATTGTTGAATTTTGGACTCCAATCATTATGATCTGTGCCATTATCGGTATCGCTAAACTGATGACTTATGGTGGATTAACAAATGCATTAGGAGAAGCTGTCGCAACGGCCGGAAACATCTTCCCGTTATTATCTCCAGTCTTAGGATGGATTGGCGTATTTATGACAGGATCTGTTGTTAACAACAACACATTGTTCGCCCCAATTCAAGCAACAGCTGCTCATATCATTGGAACAAATCCAGCATTATTAGTGGCAGCGAACACAGCCGGGGGAGTAATGGCAAAACTTGTCTCTCCACAATCCATTGCCATTGCTACAGCAGCAGTTGGCGCGACTGGACAAGAATCAACTTTAACAAAAATGGCTCTCAGATACAGCTTTGGGTTACTTGCCTTCGTATGTATTTGGACATTTATTTTATCGTTGTTTTTATAA
- the cydC gene encoding thiol reductant ABC exporter subunit CydC: MNDKGWVLPYLKENKLLLVFVVLLGLLTVFSASFLMYTSGYLISKAATRPENLLMIYIPIVGVRALGIGRAVSSYIERLVGHDVVLKILSKMRLKVYQLIEPQVLHPRSTLKTGDVLGILADDIERLQDIYLKTVFPSLVSLFLYLIAVIALGFFSWPFALLMAIYAGVLVFLFPFVSLLVMKAKVQQIKQDRHALYGQLTDAVMGVSDWQYSGRQKEFIEEYERAEHELLLLEQKRNRFMRWRNSMAQVVIAVMVVSMLAWTANASTSGGIDYTLIAAFVLVLFPLTEAFLPLSNAISEIPSYQDSIDRLSNLESDDKKTIDEHDETIVEANDQSFTLKLENVSFQYEEHRNVLEDVSFSINQGEHIALLGPSGSGKSTILKLIEGVVPPTAGAVTLNGVATTRMSDYISNWVAVLNQNPHLFDTTILNNIRLGHPDATDEEVYEAAKQVKIHDLIEALPNGYETPMHEMGSRFSGGERQRIALARILLQDAPIVILDEPTVGLDPLTEKELLTTIFDVLKEKSILWITHHLAFVHKADRVLFLDQGKVILQGTHEQLLDTNERYQRLYILDRPFKV, translated from the coding sequence ATGAACGATAAAGGCTGGGTTCTCCCTTATTTAAAAGAGAACAAACTATTGCTGGTATTTGTTGTTTTATTAGGGTTGCTAACCGTCTTTTCGGCATCCTTCTTAATGTATACCTCTGGATACTTAATTTCTAAAGCCGCTACAAGACCAGAAAACTTGCTGATGATTTATATTCCGATTGTCGGCGTTCGAGCACTTGGTATTGGACGAGCAGTATCGAGTTATATTGAGAGACTAGTTGGGCATGACGTTGTATTGAAGATTCTTTCCAAGATGCGATTAAAAGTGTATCAACTCATTGAACCACAAGTATTACATCCACGTTCAACATTAAAGACAGGAGATGTATTAGGGATACTAGCCGATGATATTGAACGGCTTCAAGATATTTATTTAAAAACGGTCTTTCCTAGTTTAGTGAGCCTGTTTCTTTACTTGATCGCGGTTATTGCACTTGGGTTTTTCTCATGGCCATTTGCTCTTCTTATGGCGATTTATGCGGGGGTATTAGTGTTCCTGTTTCCGTTTGTTTCTCTGCTTGTGATGAAAGCGAAAGTACAACAGATTAAACAAGATCGTCATGCTCTTTATGGGCAATTAACGGATGCGGTGATGGGCGTAAGTGACTGGCAATATAGTGGACGCCAAAAGGAATTTATTGAAGAGTATGAGCGTGCAGAACATGAACTATTGTTGTTAGAACAGAAGCGCAATCGCTTTATGAGATGGCGAAACTCTATGGCGCAAGTTGTGATCGCGGTAATGGTTGTATCGATGTTAGCTTGGACAGCGAATGCAAGTACCAGTGGTGGGATTGACTATACACTGATTGCTGCTTTTGTATTAGTGTTGTTTCCATTAACAGAAGCCTTCTTGCCACTGTCAAACGCAATCAGTGAAATTCCATCGTATCAAGATTCAATTGATCGCCTATCAAATCTTGAATCAGATGACAAGAAAACGATCGATGAGCATGATGAAACGATCGTTGAGGCAAATGATCAATCGTTCACTCTTAAGCTCGAAAATGTTTCTTTCCAGTATGAGGAGCATCGTAATGTGTTAGAGGATGTTAGCTTTTCTATCAATCAAGGTGAACATATTGCTTTATTAGGACCAAGCGGATCGGGAAAATCAACGATCCTTAAATTAATTGAAGGGGTTGTACCTCCAACAGCAGGGGCCGTTACGTTAAATGGCGTAGCTACGACTCGCATGAGTGATTATATCTCCAACTGGGTTGCTGTGTTAAACCAAAATCCGCATTTGTTTGATACGACGATTTTAAACAATATTCGCTTAGGACACCCAGATGCAACGGATGAAGAGGTGTATGAAGCGGCGAAGCAAGTGAAAATTCATGACTTGATTGAAGCTTTACCGAATGGCTATGAAACACCGATGCATGAAATGGGAAGTCGCTTTTCTGGAGGGGAACGGCAACGGATTGCTCTTGCCCGTATCTTGTTGCAAGATGCACCGATTGTGATTTTAGACGAGCCAACGGTAGGGCTTGACCCATTAACAGAGAAGGAATTGCTTACGACGATATTTGATGTGCTAAAAGAAAAATCTATCTTGTGGATTACGCATCACTTAGCGTTCGTTCACAAAGCAGATCGTGTGTTATTTCTCGATCAGGGAAAAGTGATATTGCAAGGTACTCACGAACAGCTATTGGATACAAATGAGCGTTATCAGCGTCTTTATATACTTGATCGACCGTTTAAAGTTTAA
- the cydD gene encoding thiol reductant ABC exporter subunit CydD gives MDKQLLQYEGMKKLLASLTILTVLQGVSILLQAIMLAEVVTHLFNSGPFQEVYVETLWFVLSLLARHGIQHVKHKMVDRYAANVGAKLRAEVLNSLFHQGPRAAKQLGTGNIVTLLLDGISQFKQYIMLFTPKMVNMAIIPALIVVYIWIQDRTSAIILIVTLPILIAFMILLGWAAQKKADKQWKMYRVLSNHFVDSLRGLETLKFLGLSRSHGQKIEMVSDRYRKTTMGTLKFAFLSSFAMDFFTMLSVATVAVFLGLRLVEGELLLQPALTILILAPEYFLPIREVGSDYHATLNGQEAGKKLKEIASIPHFKVEERQPLDRVGEDTSIELSSVTVQHEEEGNPSLADVSLSIKGHKKIGIVGESGAGKSTLIDLIGGFVETHSGSININGQSFTHLQRKEWQEQLIYIPQQPYLFQDTLLNNIAFYQPKATMEEVQWAAEQAGLSQLLEEFPNGLQEKIGEGGRSLSGGQAQRVAIARAFLENRPLLLLDEPTAHLDIETEYDLKAKFLNLFKDKLVLLATHRLHWMLEMDYIYFLDKGNIVEEGTHEELMRKKGQYYQMVKIQMGDET, from the coding sequence ATGGATAAACAATTACTTCAATATGAAGGTATGAAAAAATTATTAGCGTCTCTTACTATATTGACAGTGTTACAAGGAGTGTCCATTCTTCTGCAAGCAATTATGCTTGCAGAAGTGGTCACTCATCTTTTTAATTCCGGCCCTTTTCAAGAGGTGTATGTAGAGACGCTTTGGTTTGTGCTTAGTTTATTGGCTCGTCATGGGATTCAACATGTAAAACATAAAATGGTAGATCGCTATGCAGCGAATGTAGGGGCGAAATTACGTGCAGAGGTGTTAAATAGCTTATTTCATCAAGGACCTCGTGCCGCTAAACAACTTGGAACGGGGAACATTGTAACGTTACTGTTAGATGGTATTTCTCAGTTTAAGCAATACATCATGTTGTTTACGCCGAAGATGGTGAATATGGCGATTATTCCTGCACTGATTGTTGTGTATATTTGGATCCAAGATCGCACGTCTGCCATTATTTTAATTGTGACTTTACCGATTTTGATTGCCTTTATGATCTTACTCGGCTGGGCCGCTCAGAAAAAGGCAGATAAGCAGTGGAAAATGTATCGAGTTCTATCTAATCATTTTGTCGATTCATTAAGAGGACTAGAAACATTAAAATTTTTAGGGTTAAGTCGATCGCATGGTCAAAAGATTGAAATGGTGAGTGATCGCTACCGCAAAACGACAATGGGAACATTGAAGTTTGCTTTTTTATCATCGTTTGCGATGGATTTCTTTACGATGCTTTCGGTGGCTACGGTGGCTGTTTTCTTAGGGCTTCGTTTAGTCGAAGGGGAATTGCTGCTACAGCCGGCATTGACGATTTTAATTTTGGCACCAGAGTATTTCCTCCCTATACGAGAGGTTGGTTCGGATTATCATGCGACGTTAAATGGGCAAGAAGCGGGAAAGAAATTAAAAGAGATTGCTTCCATTCCTCATTTTAAGGTGGAAGAAAGACAACCGCTTGATCGTGTCGGTGAAGACACTAGCATCGAATTATCTTCTGTGACTGTTCAACATGAAGAAGAGGGGAACCCATCCCTTGCCGATGTATCGCTGTCTATCAAAGGACACAAGAAGATCGGTATTGTCGGCGAAAGTGGTGCGGGGAAATCAACGCTCATTGATCTGATCGGTGGCTTTGTTGAGACACATTCAGGCAGCATCAACATCAACGGACAATCATTTACTCACTTGCAAAGAAAAGAATGGCAAGAGCAATTAATTTATATTCCTCAACAGCCTTATTTGTTTCAAGATACGTTATTAAACAATATTGCTTTTTATCAACCGAAGGCCACGATGGAAGAAGTACAGTGGGCGGCCGAGCAGGCAGGCTTATCGCAGTTACTAGAGGAATTTCCTAACGGGCTTCAAGAAAAAATTGGTGAAGGTGGACGATCACTTAGTGGTGGACAAGCTCAGCGAGTAGCGATTGCTCGTGCTTTTCTTGAAAATCGCCCGTTGCTTTTACTAGATGAGCCAACTGCTCATTTAGATATTGAAACAGAATACGATTTGAAAGCAAAATTTCTTAACCTCTTTAAAGATAAGCTTGTGTTACTGGCCACTCATCGACTTCATTGGATGCTTGAGATGGATTATATTTATTTCTTAGATAAAGGAAATATTGTGGAAGAAGGCACGCATGAGGAGCTTATGAGAAAGAAAGGACAGTACTATCAGATGGTGAAAATACAAATGGGGGATGAGACATGA
- the cydB gene encoding cytochrome d ubiquinol oxidase subunit II, whose translation MMELSELWFILIAVLFIGFFFLEGFDFGVGMAGRILGQNDLERRMMINTIGPFWDANEVWLLTAGGAIFAAFPHWYATMFSGYYIPFVFVLLALIGRGVAFEFRGKVNSSKWTNTWDWVIFIGSLLPPFLFGVLFTSLLKGMPIDETMTLNAGFTDYVNVYSLTGGLVVTLLCLMHGLVFLTLRTVGDLQVRARKLAQKVVFAVIVALVAFVALSSEYTDLFTYRENVTIPMIGLIVVCYVASIFTLKQQRDGWSFFFSGMGIALTIATIFVALFPRVMISSISSAYDLTVYNAASGAYSLKVMTIVAFTLLPFVLGYQIWSYYVFRKRVDGKDMVY comes from the coding sequence ATAATGGAGTTAAGTGAATTATGGTTTATTCTCATAGCTGTTCTGTTTATCGGCTTCTTCTTCCTTGAAGGATTTGATTTTGGTGTAGGAATGGCTGGACGGATTCTAGGGCAAAATGATTTGGAACGAAGAATGATGATTAATACGATTGGTCCTTTCTGGGATGCGAATGAAGTATGGCTACTTACAGCAGGAGGAGCGATATTTGCCGCTTTTCCACACTGGTACGCAACTATGTTTAGTGGATACTACATTCCATTCGTATTTGTTTTACTTGCTTTAATTGGTCGTGGTGTAGCATTTGAATTTAGAGGAAAAGTTAACAGTTCTAAGTGGACGAATACTTGGGACTGGGTCATCTTTATCGGAAGCTTACTGCCGCCATTTTTATTCGGAGTTTTATTTACGAGTCTGTTAAAAGGAATGCCAATTGATGAAACGATGACATTAAATGCGGGATTCACAGATTACGTGAACGTGTATTCTCTTACAGGCGGATTAGTTGTGACATTATTATGCTTAATGCACGGACTGGTATTTTTAACGTTACGTACAGTGGGAGACTTACAAGTACGTGCTCGCAAGCTGGCCCAAAAAGTGGTGTTTGCTGTGATCGTCGCTCTTGTTGCCTTCGTTGCACTTTCTTCTGAGTACACAGATTTATTTACGTATAGAGAAAATGTAACAATCCCTATGATTGGACTAATCGTTGTTTGCTATGTGGCATCGATCTTTACGCTAAAGCAGCAACGAGATGGTTGGAGCTTTTTCTTCAGCGGTATGGGAATCGCTTTAACGATTGCAACGATTTTTGTTGCATTATTCCCTCGCGTGATGATTAGCTCGATCAGCAGTGCGTATGATTTAACTGTTTATAATGCAGCATCGGGTGCTTATTCTTTAAAAGTAATGACGATCGTTGCTTTTACTCTTCTTCCATTTGTTCTAGGTTACCAAATTTGGAGCTACTATGTATTCCGTAAACGTGTAGATGGGAAGGACATGGTTTATTAA
- a CDS encoding cytochrome ubiquinol oxidase subunit I: MDELLLARLQFGATTIFHFLFVPLSIGLVFMVALMETFYVVKKQEIYKKMAKFWGHLFLLNFAVGVVTGIIQEFQFGMNWSEYSRFVGDVFGAPLAIEALLAFFMESTFIGLWIFGWDRLSKKVHLMCIWLVSIGTMLSALWILAANSFMQEPVGFEIKNGRAEMNDFFALLTNPQLLVEFPHVIFGAFATGAFFIGGVSAYKLLKKKETEFFTKSFNMAMVVALISGFGIAFSGHSQAQHLMHSQPMKMAASEALWEDSEDPAPWTAFAKIDVEKQENSFEIAIPYALSYLTYEKFSGSVPGMLTLQKEYEEKYGPGDYIPPVKTTFWSFRIMVGAGMVMILFSLLGLWLQFKNKLMNKKWFLRIMVGLISFPFIANTAGWVMTEIGRQPWTVFGLMTTSASISPNVSYNELLFSFIAFTTIYLILGIVLVYLFVREIKKGTEHGHDSKDMNDIIDPFDKEAYQ, translated from the coding sequence ATGGATGAGTTGTTGTTAGCTAGACTTCAGTTTGGGGCTACTACGATTTTTCACTTTTTATTTGTTCCATTGTCTATCGGACTTGTGTTTATGGTAGCGTTAATGGAAACATTTTATGTAGTGAAAAAACAAGAGATTTACAAGAAAATGGCGAAGTTTTGGGGACATTTATTCCTTCTTAACTTTGCGGTAGGGGTTGTGACTGGTATTATTCAGGAGTTCCAGTTTGGAATGAACTGGTCAGAATACTCGCGATTTGTGGGTGATGTGTTTGGTGCGCCGCTTGCGATTGAAGCATTGCTTGCTTTCTTTATGGAGTCCACATTCATCGGATTATGGATTTTCGGTTGGGACCGCTTATCTAAGAAAGTGCATTTAATGTGTATTTGGCTTGTGTCGATTGGAACGATGTTATCGGCTCTTTGGATCTTAGCAGCCAATTCATTTATGCAGGAGCCAGTGGGCTTTGAGATAAAAAATGGAAGAGCTGAGATGAATGACTTCTTTGCTTTATTGACAAATCCTCAGCTATTAGTGGAGTTTCCACACGTGATCTTTGGTGCATTTGCGACAGGAGCATTCTTCATTGGTGGCGTGAGTGCGTATAAACTATTAAAGAAAAAAGAAACAGAGTTTTTTACTAAATCTTTTAATATGGCTATGGTCGTGGCGCTTATCTCTGGATTCGGGATTGCCTTTAGTGGTCACTCTCAGGCTCAGCATTTAATGCATTCGCAGCCAATGAAAATGGCAGCTAGTGAAGCATTGTGGGAAGATAGTGAAGACCCTGCTCCTTGGACAGCATTTGCCAAAATTGATGTTGAAAAACAAGAAAATTCATTTGAAATTGCTATTCCATATGCATTGAGCTACTTAACTTATGAGAAGTTCTCAGGTTCTGTGCCAGGCATGTTGACGCTTCAAAAAGAGTATGAAGAGAAGTATGGCCCTGGAGACTATATTCCGCCTGTTAAAACGACGTTCTGGAGCTTTAGAATCATGGTTGGGGCTGGAATGGTGATGATCCTATTTTCACTATTAGGATTATGGCTTCAATTCAAAAACAAGTTAATGAATAAGAAATGGTTCTTGAGAATTATGGTTGGATTGATTTCTTTTCCGTTTATTGCGAATACAGCCGGTTGGGTTATGACAGAGATTGGTCGTCAACCATGGACGGTATTTGGTCTGATGACAACGTCTGCTTCTATCTCACCTAATGTTTCATATAACGAGTTATTGTTCTCGTTTATCGCCTTTACAACGATTTATTTAATTCTTGGGATTGTGTTGGTTTACTTGTTCGTTCGAGAGATTAAAAAGGGAACAGAGCATGGCCATGATTCTAAAGATATGAACGACATTATCGATCCGTTTGATAAGGAGGCTTACCAATAA